GGGTGATAGCGCACTTCCAGCATCACCAGCTTGGGGTCTTTTAGATTTTTGGCGAGCCAGTCGGCGTCCACCAGGAAATCGGGGTTCCCCGCACTTGCGGCAAATGCCCACAGCGACAGCAAGGCAGCAAAACAGAAACGGTGAATCCAGTTTTTATGATTGTTATTCGCCATGTCAAATATTCTCCGAATCGGATATATAAAGCCAAAAAAACTCAGGCGGCGCAGCGCACCGGACGGTTCGTTGCATTCGCCAGACGTTCAGCGTCCTCGCGATAAGAAACGCCATTGCTCACCCCTTCCACCATCAAGCCCAACATGCGATACGCCCATGCAGGAAGATGCGGATCGAGGCGGTAAAACACCCAAGTACCCTCGCGGCGCTGCGCCAACACGCCGGCATCGCGCAACACTGCGAGATGGCGTGAGGTTTTGGGCTGGGGCACTTCCAGGGCCTGGAACAGTTCGCACACGCACAGTTCCTCGTGCTTCAGGATCAGCACCAGAATGCGGCGGCGGGTTTCGTCGGAGAGGGATTCGAAAAAGGATTGTTCGTTCATAGGATGTAACAATATTCGTTAAAACGGATATTGTCAATCGTGAATTCATCGAAACCCCGGAGTATGGTAAAATGCGCGCAATCGATCATGATGACCCTCTGAATCCAATGTAGTCCGCTGTCTCCCTCCCCTTTACCTGCCTTGGCCTTCCCGGCCACGGTTCAGCACGGCCTAATTCTTCACCCCCCTCGCATGAGGCGCGGGAAACCTTTTTTCTATTGGATATCGCACATGAACGCAAGCAGCTGTTCGAATTTCACCCTCTCCCGCCTCAAACTCTGCAGCTTGAGCGGCCTGACTGTCGCCTTGGCGCTGGTGCCGGAGGCGATTGCCTTCGCCTTTGTAGCCCACGTCCACCCGCTCACCGGCCTCTACGCCGCCTTTATAGTCGGCCTGATTACCGCCGCTTTTGGCGGCCGACCCGGCATGATTTCCGGCGCTACCGGCGCGCTGGCGGTGGTGATGGTGGCCCTGGTGGTGCAGCACGGCGTGGAATATCTGTTCGCCACCGTGGTGCTGATGGGCTTGCTGCAAATCACCTTCGGGCTGTTGAGGCTGGGCAAGTTCATCCGCATGGTGCCCTTCCCAGTAATGCTGGGCTTTGTCAACGGACTGGCCATCGTGATCTTTTTGGCGCAGCTTGGGCATTTCAAAGTACCGGGGCCGGATGGCGCACTGACCTGGATGACCGGCACCCCGCTCTACACCATGCTGGGCCTGATCGCACTGACCCTGGTCATCATCTACCTGCTGCCGCGTTTCACCAAAGCCATTCCCTCCACCCTGGCCGGCATCGTCGCGGTTTCCCTGCTGGTAATCTTCACTGGCATCGAAACCAAGACCGTAGGCGACATGGCTTCCATTGAGGGCGGCCTGCCGCAGTTCCATCTGCCGCAGGTGCCGCTGACCTGGGAAACCCTCAAGATCATCTTCCCCTACAGCCTGATTCTCGCCGCCATCGGCCTGATCGAATCCCTGTTGACGCTGAACCTGATCGACGAAATGACCGACACGCGCGGCAAGCCCAACCGGGAATGCGTGGCCCAAGGTTCTGCCAATGTGGTCACCGGATTTTTCGGCGGCATGGGCGGCTGCGCCATGATCGGCCAAAGCATGATCAACGTGAACAACGGTGCCACCCAGCGCTTGGCCGGCATCGCTGCCGCACTTTTTTTGCTGTCATTCATCATGTTCGCTTCACAGTGGATCGAGATGATCCCGCTCGCCGCGCTGATCGGCCTGATGGTCATGGTCTCGGAAAAAACTTTTGAATGGGGCAGTCTCACTGCCATGCGCAAGGTACCGAAGAGCGACGCTTTCGTGGTGGTCGCGGTCACCGTGATTACCGTGTTCACAGATCTTGCCATTGCCGTGGTCACCGGCGTCATCATCTCCGCCCTGGTATTCGCCTGGCAGCACGCCAAGCATATCAACGTGCAGACCTATCTCGACGACAAGGGCTGGAAAGTCTACGAACTGGAGGGCACCCTGTTCTTCGCTTCAGTGGCGCAATTCCAGACCCTGTTCAACCCCAAGGACGACCCGGACGAGGTGGTGGTGGAATTCCGCCGAGCCCGCGTCAAGGACCATTCTGCCGTCGAGGCTATCGACAGCCTCGCCACTCGCTACCAGCAGACCGGCAAGCGCCTGCACCTGCGCCACCTCAGCCCCGATTGCCTGG
The Sulfuricella denitrificans skB26 genome window above contains:
- a CDS encoding SulP family inorganic anion transporter — protein: MNASSCSNFTLSRLKLCSLSGLTVALALVPEAIAFAFVAHVHPLTGLYAAFIVGLITAAFGGRPGMISGATGALAVVMVALVVQHGVEYLFATVVLMGLLQITFGLLRLGKFIRMVPFPVMLGFVNGLAIVIFLAQLGHFKVPGPDGALTWMTGTPLYTMLGLIALTLVIIYLLPRFTKAIPSTLAGIVAVSLLVIFTGIETKTVGDMASIEGGLPQFHLPQVPLTWETLKIIFPYSLILAAIGLIESLLTLNLIDEMTDTRGKPNRECVAQGSANVVTGFFGGMGGCAMIGQSMINVNNGATQRLAGIAAALFLLSFIMFASQWIEMIPLAALIGLMVMVSEKTFEWGSLTAMRKVPKSDAFVVVAVTVITVFTDLAIAVVTGVIISALVFAWQHAKHINVQTYLDDKGWKVYELEGTLFFASVAQFQTLFNPKDDPDEVVVEFRRARVKDHSAVEAIDSLATRYQQTGKRLHLRHLSPDCLEVLEKAKDMVEINVGEDPHYHLADDRLG
- a CDS encoding metalloregulator ArsR/SmtB family transcription factor, encoding MNEQSFFESLSDETRRRILVLILKHEELCVCELFQALEVPQPKTSRHLAVLRDAGVLAQRREGTWVFYRLDPHLPAWAYRMLGLMVEGVSNGVSYREDAERLANATNRPVRCAA